One Anser cygnoides isolate HZ-2024a breed goose chromosome 6, Taihu_goose_T2T_genome, whole genome shotgun sequence genomic region harbors:
- the LOC106029847 gene encoding alpha-aspartyl dipeptidase-like, whose protein sequence is MGCPRRLLLVSNSTLHGGGYLGHCQQHIQSFLGGRVKRVLFVPYALHDRDAYARTAREKFESLGYGLDSIHESCDPVEAVRKSEAIFIGGGNTFRLLKALYDNSLIQEIRKRVLEDGVPYMGSSAGTNVATVSINTTNDMPIVYPPSLQALGLVPFNINPHYLDPDDKSTHMGETREERIRQYHEEPNTPPVLGLREGAMLLVEGDKATLQGVTGARLFLRGKKPTEHEPGTDFSFLLIDSNLQKL, encoded by the exons ATGGGGTGCCCGCGGCGCCTGCTGCTGGTCTCCAACTCCACCCTGCACGGAGGGGGGTACCTGGgccactgccagcagcacatTCAGAGCTTCCTCGGGGG GAGGGTGAAGCGGGTGCTCTTCGTGCCCTACGCCCTGCACGACCGAGACGCCTACGCCCGCACCGCCAGGGAGAAGTTTGAGAGCTTGG GTTACGGGCTGGACAGCATTCATGAATCCTGTGATCCAGTGGAAGCTGTAAGGAAATCTGAAGCAATATTTATTG GAGGTGGCAACACATTCCGTCTCCTGAAAGCTCTCTATGACAACAGTCTGATACAGGAGATCAGGAAGAGAGTTCTTGAG GATGGGGTTCCTTACATGGGATCCAGTGCAGGAACTAATGTTGCTACCGTCAGCATCAATACTACCAATGACATGCCAATTGTTTATCCGCCTTCCCTGCAAGCCCTAGGTTTAGTTCCTTTTAACATTAACCCTCACTACCTGGATCCAGATGATAAAAGCACTCACATGGGT GAGACAAGAGAGGAAAGAATTCGCCAATATCACGAAGAACCAAATACCCCTCCAGTTTTG GGCTTGCGGGAAGGCGCAATGCTGCTAGTGGAAGGAGACAAAGCCACCTTACAAGGAGTAACAGGAGCACGACTATTTTTGAG GGGTAAGAAACCAACTGAACATGAGCCTGGAACAGATTTCAGTTTCCTCCTGATTGACAGTAATCTCCAGAAGCTGTAG